A single region of the Marmota flaviventris isolate mMarFla1 chromosome 10, mMarFla1.hap1, whole genome shotgun sequence genome encodes:
- the Prkab2 gene encoding 5'-AMP-activated protein kinase subunit beta-2 isoform X2 — protein sequence MGNTTSDRVSGERHGAKAARAEGGGGHAPGKEHKIMVGSTDDPSVFSLPDSKLPGDKEFVSWQQDLDDSVKPTQQARPTVIRWSEGGKEVFISGSFNNWSTKIPLIKSHNDFVAILDLPEGEHQYKFFVDGQWVHDPSEPVVTSQLGTINNLIHVKKSDFEVFDALKLDSMESSETSCRDLSSSPPGPYGQEMYVFRSEERFKSPPILPPHLLQVILNKDTNISCDPALLPEPNHVMLNHLYALSIKIN from the exons ATGGGAAACACCACCAGCGACCGGGTGTCCGGGGAGCGACACGGCGCCAAGGCTGCACGCGCGGAGGGCGGCGGCGGCCATGCCCCGGGCAAGGAGCACAAGATCATGGTCGGGAGCACAGACGACCCCAGCGTTTTCAGCCTGCCGGACTCCAAG CTCCCTGGGGACAAAGAGTTTGTATCATGGCAGCAAGATTTGGACGACTCTGTAAAGCCTACGCAGCAGGCCCGGCCTACTGTTATCCGTTGGTCTGAAGGAGGCAAGGAGGTCTTCATTTCTGGGTCCTTCAACAACTGGAGCACCAAGATTCCACTGATTAAGAG CCATAATGACTTCGTTGCCATCCTGGACCTCCCCGAGGGAGAGCACCAATACAagttttttgtagatggacagtggGTTCATGATCCATCAGAG CCTGTGGTTACCAGTCAGCTTGGTACGATTAACAATTTGATCCATGTCAAGAAATCTGATTTTGAGGTGTTTGATGCTTTAAAACTAGATTCTATGGAAAGTTCTGAGACATCTTGTCGAG ACCTTTCCAGTTCACCCCCGGGGCCTTATGGTCAAGAAATGTATGTATTTCGATCTGAAGAGAGATTCAAATCCCCACCCATCCTTCCTCCTCACCTACTCCAAGTTATTCTTAACAAGGACACTAATATTTCT TGTGACCCAGCCTTACTTCCTGAGCCCAACCATGTTATGCTGAACCATCTCTATGCATTGTCTATTAAG ATAAACTAA
- the Prkab2 gene encoding 5'-AMP-activated protein kinase subunit beta-2 isoform X1, with protein MGNTTSDRVSGERHGAKAARAEGGGGHAPGKEHKIMVGSTDDPSVFSLPDSKLPGDKEFVSWQQDLDDSVKPTQQARPTVIRWSEGGKEVFISGSFNNWSTKIPLIKSHNDFVAILDLPEGEHQYKFFVDGQWVHDPSEPVVTSQLGTINNLIHVKKSDFEVFDALKLDSMESSETSCRDLSSSPPGPYGQEMYVFRSEERFKSPPILPPHLLQVILNKDTNISCDPALLPEPNHVMLNHLYALSIKDSVMVLSATHRYKKKYVTTLLYKPI; from the exons ATGGGAAACACCACCAGCGACCGGGTGTCCGGGGAGCGACACGGCGCCAAGGCTGCACGCGCGGAGGGCGGCGGCGGCCATGCCCCGGGCAAGGAGCACAAGATCATGGTCGGGAGCACAGACGACCCCAGCGTTTTCAGCCTGCCGGACTCCAAG CTCCCTGGGGACAAAGAGTTTGTATCATGGCAGCAAGATTTGGACGACTCTGTAAAGCCTACGCAGCAGGCCCGGCCTACTGTTATCCGTTGGTCTGAAGGAGGCAAGGAGGTCTTCATTTCTGGGTCCTTCAACAACTGGAGCACCAAGATTCCACTGATTAAGAG CCATAATGACTTCGTTGCCATCCTGGACCTCCCCGAGGGAGAGCACCAATACAagttttttgtagatggacagtggGTTCATGATCCATCAGAG CCTGTGGTTACCAGTCAGCTTGGTACGATTAACAATTTGATCCATGTCAAGAAATCTGATTTTGAGGTGTTTGATGCTTTAAAACTAGATTCTATGGAAAGTTCTGAGACATCTTGTCGAG ACCTTTCCAGTTCACCCCCGGGGCCTTATGGTCAAGAAATGTATGTATTTCGATCTGAAGAGAGATTCAAATCCCCACCCATCCTTCCTCCTCACCTACTCCAAGTTATTCTTAACAAGGACACTAATATTTCT TGTGACCCAGCCTTACTTCCTGAGCCCAACCATGTTATGCTGAACCATCTCTATGCATTGTCTATTAAG GACAGTGTGATGGTTCTTAGTGCAACCCATCGCTACAAGAAGAAGTATGTCACTACGCTGCTGTACAAACCCATCTGA